The Coffea eugenioides isolate CCC68of unplaced genomic scaffold, Ceug_1.0 ScVebR1_462;HRSCAF=1145, whole genome shotgun sequence DNA window AGAATGTTGTAGCTGATTTGTACCTTTgcttctttacttttccaataAGCCCAAAGTTTGATCCATTGCTCTTCCCGTACCCTTATGTCCTTTTGAAACCGAGCTTCAGCATTTGGCACGGCAGGATCAAAATATGTAGCCTTTAAATCTGCCTTCCAGCTTCTCCATTTTTTGCCAATAGATCTTAAGGTCCAAGCTTCTAGTCCCATAGGCAAAGCAAACCTTTCCTGAAACGTAGTTAGGAACAAGGAAATCAACATAACTTCACAGTAATTTTTGTAGAAAGCATACATAATACAAAAGCTACCATTACCTTTATCACTTCTAACATGTCCATTTTAAGTTTCCTTGGCATCTTAAGCCAACTTTCAACATCTATTGGACAATACATACCATTCCTAGCCAAACTGCCCAAGAATTTAGAGAAAGAGGTTTTCTCACTTATTGGGATCCCATTGTCATCGAGTTTAATCTCAATCCGTGGAAGGTCCTTAGGCCGACCCCAAATTTCTTTCATAAATGTAGGGCCTCGGGTTTTCTGATGTACTTCACTTGAATCATTTGTAGTTTCTTTTCCTgtattaaataagaaaaatgtgcaagttATGAACATAAAAAATGCACTTCTGGAATTGGTTCAAACAGTTAGTAATACCTGCATCGTCCGAGTTGCATGACATGAAGGTGGTGTCATTGGAATGTTGACCTTGAGAatcctgatttggatttttttcaGTTGGTACGTGCCTTGTTCCAAGTGGAGATTGTTGAATTGGAGAGTTCTGGCACTGCTCATGCGACTGTGAACCTCCATCAGCTTGTTGAGTAACTTGGTCACCTGATTCATGCATTATTCCCAATGTAGAATTCTGGATTGGAGATTGAGGTGCCCGAGCAGCTTCTCCTTGAACTTGTTCAATTacattttcatggcttgttccAAGTGGAGGCTGCTGCCTTGTTTCATGACATGAGGGAGGTTGCTCAATTGGTTCATCTCTCAATCCATTGGCAGTGCGCTTACATTTTCGACCTCCACGGGCCATACCTGCATAATTCACCATTTATTTGATACCAGGTCCACcaccatatatatatttttttggggGAAGAAAGGGACAAATGTAAATGTGTAGCCTTTATTGAAGCAGACACTCTACCTATAGCAGTGCATCAATCTGGGATAATGGATAAAGTATACAAACTAAAATTAATGAACAAGTTATCTTGACTACAGCGTACACTGCAAGCCGAGCTCAAGCATACTTTTATTGAACTAATTTTGAGTTGCAACGAATATTATTGAATCTATTGTATATCAAACTCGGGCAGTTTGCTTCtaattatatttgaaaaacctTTTTGCTTATAAATCAGAACTTGAAAACAGCTTTAAGAACTTGAAGATTACAGTTGGGTAAATTTGACGAAACCCACAAATCAATTCTCAAAATCCTAATACTATCATCTCTATCAACAAAATGTTCTCACGTCACAAGGTCTGCTCAGGTCATGTAGTTCCATTTGAGAGGTTACTAAAAAGTTCCCATGGAAAGTAAAAACAGAGCAGAACCAAAAGAAGTCCATCATTCATGGGGAAACCCCCTACTTGCTCAAATCAAGCAGTCCAGCACACAATCATTTGCTggtgaaaaacaaaactaacataATAGGCATTTTAGAACCCAATATCTACCAAGTACTAGCAAAGACACTTACAATTTTCAACAATCATACTAGAATCCAAAGCTATCATTTTCATTTGTGACTACAAATTTCCTCATAAACAATCAGCACCAACAATTTAGAAGTCCAGGATTCATGAGGAaaaaaactttggaaatttactCTTTAAAGTTGTAACAGAAAGCAACTGACAATACACAACACTATGTCGCATTCGACAGCTCTCACAAGCCACATTGTCCTAATCTGACAAGAAAGAAGAACAGATAGCATTTCTACCAGGCTTTCGACCTATGCAACTAGAAATGTGCTTCTCAGAAACGAAGAAGGAGGTTGTCAGAAATGGGAATCGAACAACCTAAATTAGACAGATGTCTACCATGCAATGCAAAATTAGACACAAAATACTGAAATTACCTCAAACTATGGCTTGAATCCCTAACTTCTTAGTTTCCCCAAGCTTAAAGATCTGAACTTCAGCTTTCACCCAAGCTTTGAAGCCCTAATTTCTCATTCCTTGCCACCAAGCCAATGCAACAGCCGAATTAGGGATTTTCATGGTGCAAGCTCAACAAAGTTACCTAAATGGGTTCGAGTTCATGGACGGGTTTATCCAAATTGGTGGTGCGAGCTtgaaacagagagagagggCAAAGGGAAGGGACAACGAGAGAGGGAGAAGATGTCTGAAATAAAGGCGGTACTAATGACGCCAAAGTAAATTAGTCAAgcctcttgaatttttcaatttgccGCGCTAATTTTTATGTGTTTGGGCAAGATTTTGTTAAAGCTacataacaactaaaaatgttATTACagctatatacaatataatataacaactacaaaaataacaacttaaaattttgttaaagctatataacaagtaaaaattttgttaaagctatACACAATATAGTGTAACAACtaaaaatatcttaaattaaaaattttgtgaaGCTAACAAAAAACATGAATTTAATCAAAATGTTTTCGGTACCCAATTTATTTTATGCTACTAGCAATTATGTACGGCTTGTAGTCTAACAAGCCGTTAGAAGGATCGAATTAGTTTATGGAACATAAAAATAAACTTGTGAATACATGAACTTTCCACTGATAAATGTTAGGATTAGAATTGATTgaacatatatatattcaatattttcaattccaaagcaattgtCGTTCAACTTTGTGTTTATTATAAGCTATTAAACACTTAGAAGATCTTAAATTTGAACATTTCACTGCAATTGCCGTGTAACTTTGCGTTAATTAGAAGCAATTAAACACTTAGAatattcaatgttttcaattccaaagcaattgccgTTCAACTTTGTGTTAATTAGAAGCAATTAAACTAGAATTCGGGTTGTCCGAATTCATATATTTCGAATttggttcgaattcggtaatggagtttataaattttatattatataatattatattatataataaattttatattaaacacttagaatattcaatgttttcaattccaaagcaattgccgTGTAACTTTGCGTTAATTAGAAGCAATTAAACACTTAGAatattcaatgttttcaattccaaagcaattgccgTTCAACTTTGTGTTAATTAGAAGCAATTAAACTAGAATTTGGGTTGTCGAATTCATATATTTCGAATttggttcgaattcggtaatggagtttataaattttatattatattatattatattataaattttatattaaacacttagaatattcaatgttttcaattccaaagcaattgccgTGTAACTTTGCATTAATTAGAAGCAATTAAACACTTAGAatattcaatgttttcaattccaaagcaattgccgTTCAACTTTGTGTTAATTAGAAGCTATTAAACACTTACAAGATCTTAAATTTGAACTTTCCACTAATAAACGTTAAATTAGTGGAAAGTTTGATGGTCAATCCAAAATTTCGACAAAATCGATTAAACTCTCCCAAAGATCAGTTATGGAGTGGACATATATGCAATAACAATCCAAGTCCGGAATGATCGGTTCGGTCGATTCGACCGGTTCAATTGTGTCTCCAGTCTTGTTCAATGGTTAAtccaaaaattcaattaaacCGAACAACCTTCAATCAAAGATTAGTTATGGAGTATATATACAGAATATGCAATAACAATGTTTGATCAGTATGATCGGTTTGATCTATTCGATCGTGCTTGACCGGTTCGATCGTGTCTCCAGTCACTTTAATGGTTAATccaaaattttgactaaaccgattaaattcGATCAAACATCAGTTCGACCGGAAATTTAGAGAATTTCActttttgaattgttatttatttaaaaaataatttttccattgtattaaaaaattatttaagaaatttagCGATTAAAGTTTCAAATTATTTCTATTGATCAAAAATTAGAGAGGGGTGATTGGAAATCAAAAATTGGCCATAATACAATGATTCACTACATTAATATTACAGCTTACAATTAATGGAATTGCTTATAAAATAATGACCAGTATTTATCCAGCCCATTGGGCTCTTAAAATTAGTAATGGGTTGTTTTATGTTTGGTCTGAATTGATTTGCAAAAATTGCATTATATCTTACACTCAAAAgtttaaaaaacaaaacaaagaaatgattattgtaattatcaaaaataataataacaattttGTTAAAACATTTAACGAATCATAATCAAACTTGAAAGTGAATTTGATGGATAGCAATTTCCCATAACACAAAGGCATTTAGAGATTGCACAGAACATTTCAATTGAGACCATGTATGGTGTACGGGCAGGTGCTTGAATAAACACCATGATCTGCAATTCCGCAAATTTGAAACCATATTTGTCCCTTCAAATTTAGTTTGATGTATACAATAATCAAACGAACCAAAACTCACAACCTTCAAGTAATTTTAGACCAACGAAATGTAGACAAGTAATTGCAGCCAGTAGTAGAGCCTTAGCAATTGAAACATATAACAAATAATTCTGGGCCAACAAGCTTAGCAACTATAAAAGATACTAAATCAGATTATATTGGGACAAATCAACTTCAATCCCAAGTCCATCCTCACGAACCCAACTAATTTCCTCATTTTCATTCTCAACAACAGGATTGCCAACATCACTTTGCAAATATGTCTCAACATCCATGGTTGTGCCCATGTTATATCCACCTCTTGCAGTGGTAGAGATAACAACTTGCCAATCCTTATCAGTTGGATCTTCCACATAAAAAACCTGTGATGCTTGTGAAGCGAGTATAAATGGCTCAACATGAGGCCTCACATTTGCAAAATTGACTACAGTAAACCCATCAGCATCTTGTTTCATTCTCGAACCATTTGATATCCAATCACATTTGAATAACACCACCCGATGACCTCCATAAATTAATTCAACAACATTTTTCAAGACGCCGAAGTAGACtagttcactcaaaactggattttgatccCTTATACTTGCAAAACTGGATGTTGTTGCATTGACTGTAACACCACTATTctgcgtttttcttttcttctcaacttCATTGGTGTGAAACCGAAATCCATTAACAACATACTTGTCATGTTGGATTCCAACAACATCTGGACCTTTAGCAAGGAACCTCAAGTCTCTCAACACCGAAACATTTTGAGGAAGTTCTAACTTGTCaatctgtaaaaaaaaaaaaagatgataaaACTATATTTGAAGTCCTACAATTCAAATTGTACTTAATATTCAGAATTTTACGTACATGTTCAGCAAACCAACAAGCAAAATTTTCGCTGTGCAAGCGCTCTTTTAGATGCTGTGGAACTTGAGGATGCCATTCTTCTATCAATCTACGATGCTGCCTAGAAGTACATGAGTCAAAATTGTAATCATACATTGAAttctacaataaaattttaatgcatCAAGTTGTAGTTGAACTTACTCTATGTAAGGTGTGACAGCATCACAGTTAAATAAAATATACTGATGTGCTTTACTCAAGATATGAGCATCAAAAACTGTTGCCTTGCCCCTCCCCAAAGGATGTCCTGATTTAGAGAATATATCTAAACCCTCTTCAATTTCCTTAtgtacttcttcatttctgcttgGACGATTGAATTTTGTCTCAACATAGTCCGCAAGATACAACAAGCAAAAGTTTATGCATTCTTCTGCCAAGTAGCCTTGAGCAATCGAACCTTCAGGCCTACTTTTATTTCGAACATAAGATTTTAATGTTCCTAGGTACCTAAAGTATCATCATTCCAAACTCTCTGTTTAGTTCCACaaatcaaagaaagaaaaaaagtaataaacatttaaggcaTAATTAGAATTACAAGCAGTACCTCTCTACAGGATACATCCAACGATAATACACCAGGCCACCTAATTTCACTTCAGTTGCAAGATCGCAGAGTATAACGGCAATTTCACTTTCCAAACGAACCACATCTTGAGGACaaataactttagaacaaaGCTGCCTGAAGTATCTACTCAATCAAATCAAAGGATAGCGCACTGATTTTGGCAAAGTCTTTCTCAAAGCTATAGGCATCAATTGCTGCATTAGAATATGATTATCATGACTTTTAAGCCCCGAAATTCTTGGTGGCTTTACTCGAACGCATCTTGAGATGTTAGCTGCATAACCATCTGGAACTTTCACTTTTTTTAGCACATTGCAAAACatagttttctgttttttatcCATTGCAAAGGAAGATGGAGGTAAGTAAACCTTTCCAGGTTCTGTCTCAATGGGATGCAGCTCTTTTCTTATTCCCATTTCTCTCAAATCACGGCGGGAATTATAATGGTCCTTTGCTTTATCCTCAATATCCAGCAATGTCCCCCAAATATTTTCACAAACATTCTTCTCAATGTGCATGAAGTCAAGATTATGTCTTAAGACATTATCTTTCCAATATGGCAAGTCAAAGAAAATACTCCtctttttccaattaaaaggcAGCTTCGGATTACCTTTCACaagttttccaaatttaatttgcaAGTCTCCCAATTCACTCACAATCATATCCCCAGTTTGCAAAGGTGGTCGCTTTCCATATTCTTCGGTGCCATCAAACAATTGGGCTTGCTTTCTAAATTTATGCTTACTATCTAAGAATCTATGATGACCCATATAGCAATGCTTGAAACTATGAGTCAACCGTCGTGCATGAGTGAACTTGTGACAAACAGGACAAGCATATTCACCTTTAGTGCTCCACCCAGATAACATTGCATATCCAGGGAAATCACTAATGGTCCACAACAGAGCTGcatgcaattgaaaattttctttttgggatgCATCATAAGTTTGAATGCCAAAATCCCACAATTCGGTCAATTCTTTAACTAGAGGCTGTAGATAAACATCAATATTATTCCCAGGAGAGGATGGTCCGGGTATTAACAAGGACAACATGAAGTACGGTTGCTTCATACACATCCACGGAGGTAAGTTATATGGTATTAAAACCACAGGCCAAGTACTGTGTGTAGAACTCATGTTGTTGAATGGATTAAACTCGTCAGATGCCAACCCCAATCTAACATTTCGACAATCCTTAGCAAATTCTGGATGTAGATGGTCAAAAGTTTGCCAAGCTGGAGAATCAGCTGGATGTCTCATACAACCATCTTTTGTACGTTTTTCCTCATGCCATCTCatttgagatgcaattttagaagacataaatagTCTTTGTAATCTAGCTTTTAAAGGAAAATGCCACAATACTTTTTGagggatttttcttttttcaccagTTGGATCATTTTCTGAAGCAACCCACCTAAGCTCGTTACATGTTTCGCATGAAGTTCTTTTTTCAGCACTACCCCAATAAAGAGAACAATCATTAGGACATGCATCGATCTTTTCATAACCCAGCCCCAATGTATTCATCAATTTCTCAGCCTCATAGTAAGAAGAAGGCAAATTAGTCATGGCCTCCGGAAATGCTTCTCTCAACAGCTCAACAAGCATATTAAAAATCTTGTTACTCATCTTACCAAGGCATTTTAGGTGAAGCAAACGAATAATGAAAGACAACTTCGAGAAATTTTTGCAACCACTGTACAAATCCTGTTGAGAATCATCAatcaatttgtaaaatttttcagCCTCTGAAACAGGAAAGTCCCCTTCTCTATTCAATTCATTTGTTCCATGTGGTATCCCAAATACATCATGGACCAAGTCTTGCATGTCATTAGTCCCATTTGAAACCCCAATTGATGTATTTTCAGAATTAGATGTGGCTTCATAGTAGTTTGAAAGTTCTTCATGTGCTATCCAATTATTATAACCCTTGATAAAGCCTACCACTTTCAAATGATCATATGCTTCCATTTTAGTCACACAAACACCCATGCCGCAATCTTTGCAAGGACACAAAATCAGTCCGTCACAACTTGATCTAGAAAATGCAAAGTTTAGAAACATTTGAAGTCCTGCCTCATACTTTTCACTTGTTCTTGGAAAATCCATCCAActtttaatataaataaatgtccTCCAACAAGCTTCCAAGAGCATGAAAACAACAACTACACATTAGTACTTAGAAAACTAGACAAATCCCATAAAATCATTAAGAATAAGAAGCGCCCTGATTTTTTAAACTCAGGCCATGGCTTACAAGTCCCTAATTTCAAGTTCAAGAATTTACAGTCTACTAAATAAAGCAGCCCAGCAAATAAAGGAAATcaacaaaatgcaaaatttctcaacaatttgTAAAAACAGAATTTGCAAGCAAGCGAATAGAAATTTTATTTACCTAATAGTAGAACAAAGCCCTTCGTACCAACTCCTGCACTCGCGTCTTCGCAAAATTCCTAACTTCAATCTGAAATGTCAAAGGTTAAACAAACACATGAGCGTGAAGACTAAAGGTGAAATTCAAGAATCTTACTAAATTTCCATCAAAGTATACATACATCTCTGGTGTGTAGTGATTAATTTTATAAGTCCTCTTTTTAGAAAGGCATGCAACTTACGGCATAGGTAATTGGAAAAAATGATTGACAGAAAAAGCATAGGTTTATGACACGGTTAGACCAGCAgatatttatgaagaaaaagcaTTCACCACAGAGAGACAGTGAAAtgtgaaagaaagaagagaatctatctagctttttattttatactCATAATCTTTTTTTGGTCCCAGGATTCTTTTAAGTTGCTATGACTGTTCAGCTAATTGATCTAGAAGCAGGactaaattgagaaaaaaaacaGAACCCGTAAGGGTGCTATGTCATCCTGAACTGCGAGGGATGGAAGTTAGAGTCAATCACACCTACATAATCAAATGGTACACCATTCGATCTCACCCATCTCAATAACGACAGAATATTTGTTTGTCTATTCAATAATCTTGCTCAACAACAATCTGAACCTATCTGTCACGGATGCATAACCAGCACATGACCAATGTGCAGTTCAACAAGAAGTCCATTAATTAAGTCcttaaatattaattttcatCAACCTATTTCTTAAACTTTTGCACTTGTCTTGCAAAAAGGTCATTCCAGTCACCCCATTGCTATTTTGATCTTCATCAAAGAGCTTCCAAGTCGATTTCTATTCATAGCCTAAACAGAGCTTCAATTACAACAAAGTTTCATAGATTATCATTAAAAGAGATTcacagaaaaaaatgaaaaacagggGGGAATTGACATTTTATCGAACAAGTTATGGGCAACAGCTTCATTGTGTTTACCACTTCAATTTTGGAACAAGATATGCGCACCTGAAGTATCTTCCCGCTTTCCTAATGTAGAGCTCCGTTCTTCAGCTTTTACTCCCTGCCTACCTTTCTAGATGTCTTAGCCGAGGGATTTAAAGTTGAGGTTAGAAAAGATGAAGATGGTTGTTTGCGGAGATAGCTTCGATTGCTACCAACATTCTGGACTAGCCGAGATAGCTTGTATGCTGAGAGGTGAGAGAGATGAGAAGACGAAAATTTTCACCAAGTCCTTTTGCCGGCAAAATGAAACTTCATAGTACTtcagcaagtgttttggagccAAAATAAAACGatgttgttttctttgttttgtcgattttttttttggttcatctCACATTTTCTAGAGTGTCATCATAGGTAGCCTAAAGGCACATTATTATTTGTATatcatgataaaataaaaaaattatagtacATATTATTGAATTTATTAATAAGTGTCATGATATGTTTACTATAATGACACAAACCAGCAAGTGTCCTTATAGGCATGTCAGGAAAGGTCATTTTTGCTGTAGTGAAGGGAAAAACCAATATTGAATACTTAGAATATTAGCCATAAGAAGAGATAGGCTTATAAATTTGGAGCAACATGCTATCCTACAATACAAATCAAGTGGTAACAAATCTAAAATTTCATACAAAAGCATGCGCCACCTTGTTACATCGTAGACTACGTGCCCAAACCAATTTCATTAAGAGAAGCAAAAGTGCCCATTCAAAGTTTGAACATTTTCCAGTGAAGGACAAGCCAACGAGAAATAATCATATTGTTTGGGCCATAACATTGAGGAGAGGGGCTGCCCACCAGCAGGGGgagattaaagaaaaagaaaaattaaaaattttttttaaaaaaagagttCAGCTAGATAAATGCATGTACCTACTTGTTGAGGAAGGATTCATCTTGCTGACTTAACTTTTTAGCATGAGAAGTCACTAATTAACCAACCTGCAGACCTAGTTGTCAAGCACTCTAATTTTCTTCAACTAATTAATAGAAATAAACTTGGTGACTTGTCAAATGAAATATGCTTATATATAGCTTCAAATCTTTGCCCAAATCCCTCAAACCATCAGCCAAAGAGTTAGCGTAAGAAATACTAGATCTCATCCCTCATAATCATTGCCACAATGGCACTACTTTTATCCCCTGTTGTCGCTTCTGAACCTAGCCCTTTGCAGGATTTTTGTGTTGCAATCAATGATCCTAATACTGCTAGTAATTCCTTACAACTATCAGAACATGTAGCTGATACAAATTTTTGCAAATATACAAGGTCAATCGTAGTAATAAAATGATTTGGAATATTCCAAGAGTTGAATCTAGAGGGAGGAGTTAATTTTTCTACTTTAATTactatgaaaaataataaatttaaatttaaaaaggTTTTTAACTACTAATTAagaaattaaatagataaccaAACCAAACAGTGTAGTGGTAAGAAAACAATTGGCAAAATTCGGGGTTCAGATTTTTGATCCAGAGTTAGAATTACAATCCAGTTAATTTATGGACAAACCAAGAGCGTATCATCCAAAAGTATATTAAATTATCTCTTGATATATATAAATTGTGCCTAATTCAATCTCACGTATTTTTCAAGATcatatatatttaattaaacCCTTTAAAATCTTAGATAATTTAATTATATCATACAAACCTTGACCTATTCTCATGATTAGGTTAA harbors:
- the LOC113758301 gene encoding uncharacterized protein LOC113758301, yielding MARGGRKCKRTANGLRDEPIEQPPSCHETRQQPPLGTSHENVIEQVQGEAARAPQSPIQNSTLGIMHESGDQVTQQADGGSQSHEQCQNSPIQQSPLGTRHVPTEKNPNQDSQGQHSNDTTFMSCNSDDAGKETTNDSSEVHQKTRGPTFMKEIWGRPKDLPRIEIKLDDNGIPISEKTSFSKFLGSLARNGMYCPIDVESWLKMPRKLKMDMLEVIKERFALPMGLEAWTLRSIGKKWRSWKADLKATYFDPAVPNAEARFQKDIRVREEQWIKLWAYWKSKEAK
- the LOC113758302 gene encoding uncharacterized protein LOC113758302, with the translated sequence MGVCVTKMEAYDHLKVVGFIKGYNNWIAHEELSNYYEATSNSENTSIGVSNGTNDMQDLVHDVFGIPHGTNELNREGDFPVSEAEKFYKLIDDSQQDLYSGCKNFSKLSFIIRLLHLKCLGKMSNKIFNMLVELLREAFPEAMTNLPSSYYEAEKLMNTLGLGYEKIDACPNDCSLYWGSAEKRTSCETCNELRWVASENDPTGEKRKIPQKVLWHFPLKARLQRLFMSSKIASQMRWHEEKRTKDGCMRHPADSPAWQTFDHLHPEFAKDCRNVRLGLASDEFNPFNNMSSTHSTWPVVLIPYNLPPWMCMKQPYFMLSLLIPGPSSPGNNIDVYLQPLVKELTELWDFGIQTYDASQKENFQLHAALLWTISDFPGYAMLSGWSTKGEYACPVCHKFTHARRLTHSFKHCYMGHHRFLDSKHKFRKQAQLFDGTEEYGKRPPLQTGDMIVSELGDLQIKFGKLVKGNPKLPFNWKKRSIFFDLPYWKDNVLRHNLDFMHIEKNVCENIWGTLLDIEDKAKDHYNSRRDLREMGIRKELHPIETEPGKVYLPPSSFAMDKKQKTIYFRQLCSKVICPQDVVRLESEIAVILCDLATEVKLGGLVYYRWMYPVERYLGTLKSYVRNKSRPEGSIAQGYLAEECINFCLLYLADYVETKFNRPSRNEEVHKEIEEGLDIFSKSGHPLGRGKATVFDAHILSKAHQYILFNCDAVTPYIEQHRRLIEEWHPQVPQHLKERLHSENFACWFAEHIDKLELPQNVSVLRDLRFLAKGPDVVGIQHDKYVVNGFRFHTNEVEKKRKTQNSGVTVNATTSSFASIRDQNPVLSELVYFGVLKNVVELIYGGHRVVLFKCDWISNGSRMKQDADGFTVVNFANVRPHVEPFILASQASQVFYVEDPTDKDWQVVISTTARGGYNMGTTMDVETYLQSDVGNPVVENENEEISWVREDGLGIEVDLSQYNLI